One Chitinophagaceae bacterium C216 genomic window carries:
- the rplY gene encoding 50S ribosomal protein L25, whose product MKTITIEGQLRTEFGKKATRQLRSQGYVPAVIYGGAKEINFYAPAAAFKPLVYTSSFQLAEIKVDGTVYKCILKDLQFDKVTDALIHVDFLELVENKKVIATIPLKFTGTAKGVRAGGRFVAKIKAVKVKTLPKDLKEVLEVPIDDLEVNGNIRVEDIKAPDMEILNSPRIPIASVVMTRQLRQEEAAAAAAAKK is encoded by the coding sequence ATGAAAACAATTACAATCGAAGGACAACTGAGGACCGAATTTGGCAAAAAAGCCACCCGCCAACTTCGCTCTCAGGGTTATGTGCCTGCTGTAATTTATGGGGGTGCAAAAGAAATCAACTTTTACGCGCCAGCAGCAGCGTTTAAGCCACTGGTATACACATCAAGTTTCCAGTTAGCTGAAATAAAAGTTGATGGTACTGTTTACAAATGTATTTTAAAGGATCTGCAATTTGATAAAGTTACAGATGCGTTGATCCATGTGGATTTCTTGGAGCTGGTAGAAAACAAGAAAGTAATCGCTACCATTCCGCTGAAATTTACAGGTACTGCCAAAGGAGTGAGAGCCGGTGGACGTTTTGTAGCTAAAATTAAGGCAGTAAAAGTAAAAACCCTTCCTAAAGATCTGAAAGAAGTGCTGGAAGTACCTATTGATGATCTGGAAGTGAATGGAAACATTCGTGTTGAGGACATCAAAGCTCCAGATATGGAGATTCTGAACTCTCCACGTATCCCGATCGCTTCAGTAGTTATGACAAGACAGTTGCGGCAAGAAGAAGCAGCTGCCGCTGCAGCCGCTAAGAAGTAA
- the pth gene encoding Peptidyl-tRNA hydrolase, whose protein sequence is MKFLIVGLGNIGNEYAHTRHNIGFDVVAAFVQKHHGDFRQDRLAYVAEIKWKGRLFICICPTTYMNLSGRAFKYWLDKEKIELGNTLTIVDDLALPLDRLRMRGSGSDGGHNGLKSIQEAINSVDYPKLRFGIGNNFPKGMQSEFVLGKWTKEEEPIVKLKIEKSVEAIETFATQGLNAAMNSVNSQTYSL, encoded by the coding sequence ATGAAGTTTTTAATTGTAGGGTTGGGAAATATCGGCAATGAATATGCGCATACCAGGCATAATATCGGGTTTGATGTTGTGGCCGCTTTTGTACAAAAGCATCATGGTGACTTCAGGCAGGATCGGCTTGCTTATGTGGCTGAAATTAAATGGAAAGGACGCTTATTCATATGTATCTGTCCTACAACATACATGAATCTGAGCGGTAGGGCATTTAAATATTGGCTGGATAAAGAGAAAATTGAATTAGGCAATACATTAACTATAGTAGATGATTTAGCATTGCCTTTAGACAGATTAAGAATGAGGGGGTCCGGAAGTGATGGGGGGCATAATGGCCTCAAAAGTATTCAGGAAGCCATCAATTCCGTAGACTATCCCAAGCTCAGATTTGGTATAGGCAACAACTTCCCTAAGGGCATGCAGTCCGAGTTTGTATTAGGCAAATGGACTAAAGAGGAAGAGCCTATCGTTAAACTGAAAATTGAAAAATCTGTTGAAGCTATTGAAACGTTTGCAACTCAAGGTCTGAATGCTGCTATGAACAGCGTTAATAGTCAGACGTATTCATTGTAA
- the ycgM gene encoding putative protein YcgM produces the protein MKIFCIGRNYPAHAKELGHEVPEDPVVFLKPKTALLKPHLPFYYPEFTNELHYECELVLRICKNGRYINKRYAHQYYDAITLGIDFTARDLQNNLKKQGLPWEKAKAWDNSTVVGKWIPISNFPNAKDIKFKFYKNNELVQQGNSGDLLFSFNTLLTHISKYFSLNIGDLVFTGTPPGVGEVVPGDVLEGVLEGESVLNLTVK, from the coding sequence ATGAAAATTTTTTGTATTGGCAGAAATTATCCTGCACACGCAAAAGAATTGGGGCACGAGGTACCGGAAGATCCGGTGGTTTTTTTAAAACCAAAGACTGCATTACTAAAACCACATTTGCCCTTTTATTATCCGGAGTTTACCAATGAATTGCACTATGAATGCGAACTGGTGTTGCGCATTTGTAAAAACGGACGCTACATCAATAAGCGCTATGCTCACCAGTATTACGATGCCATTACGCTGGGTATCGACTTTACTGCAAGAGATTTGCAGAATAACCTAAAAAAACAGGGGTTGCCTTGGGAAAAGGCAAAAGCTTGGGATAATTCTACAGTAGTGGGTAAATGGATACCTATTAGTAATTTCCCGAATGCAAAAGATATCAAATTTAAATTCTACAAAAATAATGAGCTAGTACAGCAAGGTAATTCGGGTGATCTTTTGTTCAGCTTTAATACTTTGCTGACTCATATTTCCAAATATTTTTCACTCAACATAGGAGACTTAGTATTTACCGGTACGCCACCCGGTGTAGGAGAGGTAGTGCCCGGAGATGTATTGGAGGGGGTACTGGAAGGCGAATCCGTATTGAATTTAACAGTTAAATAA
- the btuB_4 gene encoding Vitamin B12 transporter BtuB, translating to MYIKYLFSLLFLLTVSSIYGNDNGGALSGVVTDAISSQPLQGVSVSIPDLKIATLTDKEGRYHFKSVPNGTFTLLISHVGYQSKAVNVTVRGVTRQDFSLHTSVVENEHVTVTGVSSATQLKRTPIQVSIVSRKSIEQNTGTTLLDAVAKEPGVSIVTTGPAIAKPFIRGLGYNRVVTVNDGVRQEGQQWGDEHGLEIDEFSTQRVEILKGPASLMYGSDALGGVINILTNMPVANNTLRANVLSTFNSNNRMYGNYANVAGNINGFNWNLYGSYKSAGDYKNKYDGNVLNSRFNEKNAGGYIGLNKNWGYTHLIFSHFNQKLGIVEGERDDEGQLVLDGYALTHKLIKGRSPLVPYQTVRHSKIALDNSFSLPSGGRITALAAFQINRRQEFGEVEHPDEPEAFFDLKTINYHLAYHLPQSKNWKTSFGVNGMRQWNTNKGEEALIPDYSLFDVGVYGVTTKTWENTSFSAGLRYDIRNMNSKKMSEDADIRFQAFKKQFSNISASIGATHAISSHVTFKANLSRGYRAPNASELAANGEHEGTHRYEIGNQQLKSEVATAADLGLEVTTNHIDFSIAPFYNHISNYIFYNKVLASNGADSIIDGAQVFQFNQHDARLMGIEARVDVHPHPLDWLHFENTFSFVRGKFTKPVDGSDNLPLIAPARLLTELRGEFPTVLKHLSNFYIKLEANTVAAQKNFFAGYDTETATDGYVLLNAGVGTDVKIAGKNRFSIHLALNNITDIAYQSHLSRLKYTDAHPTTGRVGVFNMGCNFTARFLLPLDWKL from the coding sequence ATGTACATAAAATATTTATTCAGCTTATTGTTTTTACTAACTGTTTCATCTATATACGGGAATGATAACGGAGGAGCCCTCAGTGGGGTAGTTACAGATGCTATTTCTTCACAGCCTTTACAGGGAGTAAGCGTGTCTATTCCTGATCTTAAAATAGCAACACTCACGGATAAAGAAGGGCGTTATCATTTTAAATCGGTGCCCAATGGAACTTTTACACTTCTAATTTCTCATGTTGGCTATCAGTCGAAAGCGGTGAATGTTACCGTTCGTGGCGTCACCCGGCAAGACTTTTCCCTTCATACCTCTGTAGTGGAAAATGAGCATGTAACCGTCACCGGTGTATCATCTGCCACACAGCTTAAGCGCACGCCTATACAGGTGAGTATCGTATCTCGAAAAAGTATAGAGCAAAACACCGGCACTACACTCTTAGACGCGGTAGCTAAAGAACCCGGCGTATCTATTGTAACAACCGGGCCTGCAATTGCCAAACCTTTTATTCGAGGCTTAGGGTATAACCGTGTTGTAACTGTAAATGATGGTGTGCGACAAGAAGGACAGCAGTGGGGAGATGAGCATGGCCTGGAGATTGACGAATTCAGTACACAGCGGGTTGAGATATTGAAAGGCCCGGCATCACTGATGTATGGCAGTGATGCTTTGGGTGGGGTTATTAATATTTTAACCAATATGCCTGTAGCCAATAATACTCTTCGGGCGAACGTGCTCAGCACCTTCAACAGTAATAACCGTATGTATGGGAACTATGCAAACGTGGCAGGTAATATCAACGGGTTTAATTGGAATCTATACGGCAGCTACAAATCGGCCGGAGACTATAAAAACAAATATGATGGGAACGTATTAAACAGCCGTTTCAATGAAAAGAACGCTGGCGGGTACATCGGGTTGAATAAAAACTGGGGATATACGCATCTGATTTTTTCGCATTTTAATCAGAAATTGGGCATAGTGGAAGGAGAGCGTGACGACGAAGGCCAATTAGTTTTGGATGGATATGCTTTGACCCATAAGCTGATCAAAGGCCGCAGCCCGTTGGTCCCTTATCAAACAGTGCGGCATTCCAAAATAGCTTTGGACAACTCCTTTTCGTTGCCTTCGGGTGGAAGAATTACGGCACTGGCCGCTTTTCAAATAAATCGACGCCAGGAGTTTGGAGAAGTGGAGCATCCTGATGAGCCCGAAGCCTTTTTCGATTTGAAAACGATCAATTACCATTTGGCCTATCATTTACCGCAATCCAAAAATTGGAAGACCAGCTTTGGCGTAAACGGTATGCGTCAATGGAATACCAATAAAGGCGAGGAGGCTTTAATTCCCGACTATAGCCTTTTTGATGTAGGCGTATACGGGGTAACTACCAAAACTTGGGAAAACACCAGCTTCAGTGCAGGGCTGCGTTACGATATCCGAAACATGAACAGTAAGAAAATGAGTGAGGACGCCGATATCCGATTTCAAGCTTTCAAAAAGCAGTTTTCCAATATCTCAGCCAGTATTGGTGCTACACATGCCATCAGCAGCCATGTTACTTTTAAGGCTAATCTCAGCAGAGGCTATAGAGCACCGAATGCTTCCGAACTGGCGGCTAACGGCGAGCATGAAGGAACCCATCGTTATGAAATAGGTAATCAGCAGTTGAAAAGTGAGGTGGCAACAGCTGCCGATCTGGGATTGGAAGTGACCACCAATCACATCGACTTCAGTATTGCACCATTTTATAACCATATCAGCAATTATATTTTTTATAATAAGGTATTGGCATCAAATGGTGCAGATTCCATAATTGATGGGGCGCAAGTATTTCAGTTTAATCAGCACGATGCTCGTCTGATGGGCATTGAAGCGCGAGTGGATGTGCACCCTCACCCGCTAGACTGGCTGCATTTTGAAAATACCTTTAGTTTTGTGAGAGGTAAGTTTACAAAACCTGTAGATGGTTCTGATAATCTTCCACTCATTGCACCGGCAAGACTGCTTACCGAACTGCGAGGAGAATTCCCAACAGTATTAAAGCATCTGTCCAACTTTTATATCAAGCTTGAAGCAAATACGGTAGCAGCTCAGAAAAATTTCTTTGCAGGGTATGATACCGAAACCGCAACCGATGGCTATGTATTGCTGAATGCAGGTGTGGGAACCGATGTAAAGATTGCCGGAAAAAACCGTTTTAGTATACACTTGGCGTTAAATAATATTACTGATATAGCTTATCAGAGTCACTTAAGCCGATTGAAGTATACCGATGCTCATCCGACAACCGGTAGGGTAGGCGTATTTAACATGGGGTGCAATTTTACTGCCCGTTTCCTGCTTCCGCTTGATTGGAAACTTTAG
- the iolG_5 gene encoding Inositol 2-dehydrogenase/D-chiro-inositol 3-dehydrogenase, which yields MKTKLRVGMIGGGKNAFIGAVHRAALNMDGLIELSCCALSHDPQVAKESGQALFLPDDRIYTSYEEMIKKESELPAEKRMHFVSIVTPNHVHFEPAMMALEHGFHVVLEKPMVFTLDQAKQLKQKVEETGLLLCLTHTYSGYPMVKQARQMVKDGALGAIRKIWVEYPQGWLSRLSEKEGNIQAAWRTDPARSGKSGAMGDIGTHAAHLAEYISGQKIVKLCADLNIIVEGRLLDDDGAMLLKFDKGATGVLTATQVAAGEENNLRIRIYGEKGGLEWSQQEPNTLIVKWLDGPAQIYRAGNAYLHDVAKHNTRTPGGHPEGYLEAFANIYRNFALTLQARLNGEEPSSLIDFPTVEDGVRGMAFIDNVIASAQSDKKWWDYVI from the coding sequence ATGAAAACAAAATTAAGGGTAGGCATGATCGGTGGCGGTAAGAATGCCTTTATTGGTGCCGTACACCGTGCAGCTTTAAACATGGATGGATTAATAGAATTGAGTTGTTGTGCATTGAGTCATGATCCGCAAGTAGCAAAGGAATCAGGGCAAGCGCTTTTTTTGCCGGATGACAGAATCTATACTTCATATGAGGAGATGATTAAAAAGGAAAGCGAACTGCCTGCCGAGAAACGCATGCACTTTGTATCCATTGTAACCCCTAATCATGTGCACTTTGAGCCCGCAATGATGGCATTGGAGCATGGTTTTCATGTGGTATTGGAAAAGCCGATGGTATTTACCTTAGACCAAGCCAAACAACTGAAGCAAAAAGTAGAAGAAACAGGATTGTTACTTTGTCTTACGCATACTTATTCGGGTTATCCTATGGTAAAACAAGCCCGTCAAATGGTGAAAGATGGGGCGCTGGGGGCGATCAGAAAAATATGGGTAGAGTACCCGCAGGGCTGGCTGAGCCGTCTTTCAGAGAAAGAAGGAAATATTCAGGCGGCTTGGAGAACCGATCCAGCACGTAGTGGTAAAAGTGGCGCCATGGGCGATATTGGAACGCATGCGGCACATCTGGCGGAATATATTTCCGGACAAAAGATTGTAAAACTTTGTGCTGACTTAAACATAATAGTAGAAGGCCGCCTGCTGGACGATGACGGTGCCATGCTGCTGAAATTTGATAAAGGGGCTACAGGAGTCCTCACTGCTACTCAGGTAGCAGCAGGAGAGGAGAATAATCTGCGCATCCGTATTTATGGTGAAAAAGGTGGACTGGAATGGAGTCAACAAGAGCCGAATACTTTAATCGTAAAATGGCTGGATGGTCCGGCACAAATATATCGCGCAGGAAATGCTTATCTGCATGATGTGGCCAAACACAATACCAGAACACCCGGCGGTCACCCCGAGGGTTACTTGGAAGCTTTTGCAAATATTTACAGAAATTTTGCGCTGACTTTACAAGCACGCTTGAACGGTGAGGAGCCTAGCAGCCTGATAGACTTTCCCACTGTGGAAGATGGGGTGAGAGGTATGGCATTTATAGATAATGTGATTGCCTCTGCTCAAAGTGACAAGAAGTGGTGGGATTATGTTATATAG